From the genome of Rhinatrema bivittatum chromosome 11, aRhiBiv1.1, whole genome shotgun sequence:
GAAAAGGCAAGGAAAACGAGAAAAAGCTCACAAACTTCTCCTGCATTCCCTCAAGATGGACCCAGATTACGTGGATGCCATGACCGAACTGGGAATCTTTTTGGAAGAAGAGAAGGACATTATCCAAGCTGATTACTTGTACTCCAAAGCACTGATGATTTCCCCTTACAATGAAAAGGCCTTGGTAAACCGTGACCGAACGTTGCCCCTTGTTGAAGAGATTGATCAGCGGTATTTCAGCATTATTGACAGCAAAGTCAAAAAAGTGATGGCTATTCCAAAAGGTAGCTCTGCATTGCTTCGGGTCATGGAGGAATCCTATTATCACCATATTTTTCATACAGTGGCAATCGAAGGCAATACTCTAACCCTCTCTGAAATAAGGCACATCATTGAGACCAGGTATGCTGTTCCTGGAAAAAGCCTCGAAGAGCAAAACGAAGTCATTGGAATGCATGCTGCTATGAAATATGTAAATACCACGCTGGTGTCCAGAATAGGATCTGTAACCATTAGTGATGTTTTGCAGATACATAGGAGAGTGTTGGGATATGTGGACCCAGTAGAAGCTGGGAGATTTAGGACGAACCAAGTCTTTGTGGGGCATCATATCCCACCCCACCCGCGAGATGTTGAAAAACAGATGCAAGAATTTGTACAGTGGTTAAATTCTGATGATGCCATGAACTTGCATCCTGTAGAATTTGCCGCCTTAGCACATTACAAATTGGTTTACGTACACCCGTTTGTAGACGGGAATGGCAGAACTTCACGATTGCTAATGAACGTTATATTAATGCAGGCAGGTTACCCACCCATCACAATCCGTAAGGAGCAACGGTCCGAGTATTACCACGTTTTGGAAATGGCCAACGAGGGAGATGTCCGACCTTTTATACGATTCATTGCCAAATGTACTGAAACAACGTTGGACATGCTGCTCATCGCTACAACCGAACACGCCGTGGGTCTACCTGAAGCCAATCCTAACTTTTCTGGATGCAAGCAAACCATTCCAGTCAAAACGTAGATCTAACAAAATCACAAATGATACAGCTTTAACCTTTGAAGTAATGGTTAGCATTTATGACTCAAAGGAATTATAATGTTTGCTATAGGTTTTAACAGTCTCATCTTTTCAGCAATTTGAGCAAACGTTTTATCATGAAGTTAAGTAGTGTATATGTATAAACAAGTGGTAGAGTCCttttcattaaaatattttttctccgATCTTGGTACAGAGCTGGAAAGCATAGATTTGCCAATCCTGAGTTCTTACATATGTGTCCAGTCAGGAGTGTTAGGAACCAGTTGAAAACTTAATAGTGTTGAGAGAGTGAGGCCTTCCACTTCCTACCAGCGAGTTCTTTCTGGTAAGAATGAATACACTAGTGATGGACCAACATGCTAGAACCAGAAATGTGAGAATTTTGGAAATTtgtgggcttttttaaaattgtttgtatTGACTTCAATAAATTATTAAATTTAGAAAGCAAGAAAAAACCCATGGGAGGCAAATTAGTAGCTTTTTGGAATCTGTTATTTTTTTAGGGGGTGGTGCAGCTGAAAaaaattttcattcattttggggaggtgttgtttcatgttagtgtgcactaactgaaacaaaacaaacagcatGTCCCTATTATTTTTCTACTCTAGATTATCTTTGTtaatggaagaataagagtggagATAATGTCCCAGTGCTGGCCTTTTTCATAAGGACCCTTTGCTGGATAATGTACAACTAAACAAGTCAGTACTAGCCagagaccagagagagagagaggtatcaTTGAGTTACGATAACTTAAAAGCCACCCACAACAAGCACTCCTACTAGACGTCTGGCTTATTTACTGATTGCAGTAATTCTTCTGTTGGACCAACACAGGTTTAGTACAATCTGCAAAGAATCCAGACTTCACCAGGAACGAGTCTGCTAGTAGATTGCACTTCTAGATTATAGGAACTTTTATTATCTATTGCTTGTGGGATTTCTTGGCAGCTATTGTTACCATGGAGGGAATTACTCAGTGTGAGAGTAAAAAGATGGATTTGTACTTTCATGTCCGTGGAAGTTCATTTTAGATTGGGTTAGGGTGTTTGATTATAGTAACTACATATAtttgtaaaaatatataaatcggATGTAGGATTTGGTTATGACATGGCTTCATCTGTTTTCAGGGCCCCTTTCTACAGTATATTTGAACTAAAAGATTGTTTATTATTTGTTAGCAAAGTATTTATAGTATATATTGTAGACCAGTCAAAAGAGAAGAATCAGAGTGCTGTTCCAAGTAGTTAAAGTGGTGaatttgtaaaaatcatatgCATAATGCTACACCCACAAACCGAAAGCTAGTATGAGCCAAGCTAGATTTTGGCTTTTCAAGTAGGAGAAAAAGAATCCCTGGTATCTGTATTGCTTTTACAAGCCTGAGACAGCTGCAGTGAATATTATGTGACTTGAACTGTTTTACAAGGATTGGGGGATACAGTGGGTTGGAGCTTTGGCCAGACAGGGTGCTTCAGTGGAACATAAACCTTAAATTGTGCAGGTCAGATTTTGCTGTCTGTGTGGCTGAGGATTTGTGGCGGTATTAGCCCCTGATTCTTCATGTTGGTTTTGTTCAGTCTTGGCTTGTAGAGAACAATTTGCTTTGTGTTCTCTTtatgctccatttttttttttttttttacatctctaTTTAATATTTCTAATCTGTTTCCATTgccgagagagagaggagtttcAATTGTGCTGTGGCACAGGACACTGCACCTTGACAATAGAAGCATGCTTGTCTTTGATTAAGTAGCAGTTACTGTCAATAACCAGTTGGATCAAACAGAAACAATACAGTGCATTTCACTGTTTGCCAGAAACCTGTTGGACTCTTAATGTTCACACtaatgagtttttttttttctcaagctgCAACATGCGTTGCTTGTGCCATTTAGTGAACAATGCATAAGTAATAGTCGGATCAGACTTCAGATGTTCTGTCTATAAAACAAGCATCTCCCCTTATGATTGGCCTGTTAATGGCTTCAGTTTCAAGGGCTTAAAGTAGCTGAATTGcattatatattaaataaaaagttaGTGATAACAGTAATGCCACCCTTATTACATATTCAGCCAAAAGCATAAAC
Proteins encoded in this window:
- the FICD gene encoding protein adenylyltransferase FICD, with amino-acid sequence MAVLVESWMTVRNWCGWVALLAVLVASLLVVVPPGGIEDQCHTALTGLSLLRYTLWGRNEVSKHPGQTTGLAVASTALELLVLKPKATSDVKLEAKAAVNQALEMKRQGKREKAHKLLLHSLKMDPDYVDAMTELGIFLEEEKDIIQADYLYSKALMISPYNEKALVNRDRTLPLVEEIDQRYFSIIDSKVKKVMAIPKGSSALLRVMEESYYHHIFHTVAIEGNTLTLSEIRHIIETRYAVPGKSLEEQNEVIGMHAAMKYVNTTLVSRIGSVTISDVLQIHRRVLGYVDPVEAGRFRTNQVFVGHHIPPHPRDVEKQMQEFVQWLNSDDAMNLHPVEFAALAHYKLVYVHPFVDGNGRTSRLLMNVILMQAGYPPITIRKEQRSEYYHVLEMANEGDVRPFIRFIAKCTETTLDMLLIATTEHAVGLPEANPNFSGCKQTIPVKT